One region of Peromyscus eremicus chromosome 4, PerEre_H2_v1, whole genome shotgun sequence genomic DNA includes:
- the Znfx1 gene encoding NFX1-type zinc finger-containing protein 1: protein MWKNSWSSDMEDRRPHLEARPRNPPTNHRGPVDGEVPPRARNQTSNPATSVFRGGTNYAGRHPRASNYPVPFRQREERFRAMGRNPHQGRRNQEGYTSDEARDQRQSQNDTRRRNDNQEGRSHRPPWSSDNFQQWRTPHQKPAEQPQQTKRLGYKFLESLLQKEPSEVAITLATSVGLKELLSHSSMKPSFLQLICQVLRKACSSRIDRQSILHVLGVLNNSKFLRVCLPAYVVGMITEPVPDIRNQYPEHISNIVSLLQDLVSVFPASSVHETSMLISLLPASLNALRASGVDIEEETEKNLEKVQTIIEHLQEKRREGTLRLDTYTLVRSEAEGPVESYRAIPIYPTYNEVHLDERPFLRPNIISGKYESTAVYLDTHFRLLREDFVRPLREGILELLQSFEDQCLRKRKFDDIRIYFDARIITPMCSASGIVYKVQFDTKPLKFVRWQNSKRLLYGSLVCMSKDNFETFLFATVSNREHEDLCRGIVQLCFNEQSQQLLADVQPSDSFLMVETTAYFEAYRHVLEGLQEVQEEDVPFQRNIVECDSHVKEPRYLLMGGRYDLTPLIENRSAIGKCLRGAEVLRRSRINVLDFSQWPSKESLKLDDSQMEALQFALTRELAIIQGPPGTGKTYVGLKIVQALLTNESVWQISAQKFPILVVCYTNHALDQFLEGIYRCQKPSIVRVGGRSNSEILKQFTLRELRNKREFRRTLPMHLRRAYMSIVTEMKESEQEVQEGAKTLECTMRGVLREQHLEKYISPHHWDSLVNGPAQDADWVCVQPLKHSMMLEWLGLGVGSLTQSTPPAGPESTAQAEGEEEEEGEEEGSLIEIAEEADLIQADRVIEEEEVVRPRRRKKEENVADQELAKLLLAMRLDHYGSGTTSGQEQDTEEWETQRNQRKKMKRKVKTELRKLNTMTEAEADAIEDIWQLDLNTRWQLYRLWLQMYQADTRRRILSYERQYRTSAERMAELRVQEDLHILKDAQVVGMTTTGAAKYRQILQQVEPRIVIVEEAAEVLEAHTIATLSKACQHLILIGDHQQLRPSANVYDLAKNFNLEVSLFERLVKVNIPFVRLNHQHRMRPEIARLLTPHIYQDLENHPSVLKYEQIKGVSSNLFFVEHNFPEQEIQEGKSHQNQHEAHFVVELCQYFLCQEYLPSQITILTTYTGQLFCLRKLMPVKTFAGIKVHVVDKYQGEENDIILLSLVRSNPEGKVGFLQIPNRICVALSRAKKGMYCIGNMQMLAKVPLWSKIIHTLRENHQIGPALRLCCQNHPETHTLVSKASDFQQVPEGGCILPCEFRLACGHVCTRACHPYDSSHKEFQCMKPCQKVICPDGHRCPLVCFQECQSCQVKVPKIILRCGHKQMVPCSMPESDFCCQEPCPKVLRCGHRCSYLCGEDCVRLCPEKVTVKLRCGHSQQVKCGHVEDLKHGLTVKCSTKCGTILDCGHPCPGSCHSCFEGRFHERCQQPCKRLLICSHKCQEPCIGECPPCQRTCQNRCVHSQCKKKCGELCSPCVEPCVWRCQHYQCTKLCSEPCNRPPCYVPCTKLLACGHPCIGLCGEPCPKKCRVCQLDEVTQIFFGFEDEPDARFVQLEDCSHIFEVQALDRYMNEQKDDEVAIRLKVCPICQVPIRKNLRYGTSIKQRLEEIEIVKEKIQGSAGEIAASQEQLQALLESKTLFQQLRPEEFLMLTEKLAQQNLSVKDLGLVENSITFYDHLVNLEGSLEKVHYLERQRVRTRLDQVHEWLARKRLSFSSQELSDLQSEIQRLTYLVTLLMRCKMAEEKVRGSIAKEVSSIRNILEKTCKFTQEDEQLVQKKMDALKTTLPCSGLGISEEERVQIVTALGVPRGHWFKCPNGHIYVITECGGAMQRATCPECQEVIGGENHTLERSNQLAPEMDGAQHPAWSDTANNLMNFEEIRRMM from the exons ATGTGGAAGAATTCCTGGAGCTCAGACATGGAAGACAGAAGACCACATCTGGAGGCCAGGCCCAGGAATCCCCCTACCAACCACAGAG GTCCTGTAGATGGAGAAGTACCACCAAGAGCTAGAAATCAAACCAGTAACCCAGCAACCAGTGTATTCCGAGGCGGAACCAACTATGCTGGAAGGCATCCTAGGGCCAGCAACTATCCTGTTCCTTTccggcagagggaagagagatttaGGGCTATGGGCAGGAACCCACATCAGGGAAGAAGAAACCAGGAGGGGTATACCAGTGATGAAGCTCGAGACCAGAGACAAAGCCAGAATGATACCAGGAGGAGAAATGACAACCAGGAGGGCAGGAGCCACAGACCGCCGTGGTCCAGTGACAACTTCCAGCAGTGGCGGACCCCACACCAGAAACCAGCAGAGCAGCCACAGCAGACGAAGAGACTGGGCTACAAATTTCTGGAGAGTCTCCTGCAGAAAGAGCCCTCTGAGGTGGCCATCACACTTGCCACAAGTGTAGGGCTCAAGGAGCTGCTTTCTCATTCTTCCATGAAACCCAGCTTCCTTCAGCTGATCTGCCAGGTTCTCCGAAAGGCCTGCAGCTCCAGAATAGACCGTCAGAGCATCCTGCATGTGCTGGGCGTCTTGAACAACTCTAAGTTCCTCAGAGTCTGCCTGCCAGCGTATGTGGTGGGAATGATTACTGAGCCCGTCCCTGACATTCGAAACCAGTACCCAGAACACATAAGCAACATCGTCTCCCTCCTCCAGGACCTTGTCAGCGTCTTCCCCGCCAGCTCTGTGCATGAAACTTCCATGCTCATCTCTCTCCTGCCAGCTTCTCTTAATGCTTTGAGGGCCTCTGGGGTTGACatagaagaggagacagagaagaatcTGGAAAAGGTGCAGACCATCATTGAACATCTGCAGGAAAAGAGGCGAGAGGGCACTTTGAGATTGGACACCTATACTCTGGTGCGGTCTGAGGCAGAAGGCCCCGTTGAGAGCTACCGGGCCATACCCATCTACCCCACCTACAATGAGGTGCACTTGGACGAGAGGCCCTTCCTTCGCCCCAACATCATTTCTGGGAAATACGAGAGCACTGCTGTCTACCTAGACACTCACTTCCGCCTCCTGCGAGAGGATTTTGTCAGGCCCCTTCGAGAAGGCATTTTGGAGCTTCTACAAAGCTTTGAGGACCAGTGTCTGAGGAAGAGGAAGTTTGATGACATCCGAATCTACTTTGATGCCCGGATTATCACCCCCATGTGCTCAGCATCAGGCATTGTCTATAAAGTGCAGTTTGACACAAAACCACTGAAGTTTGTTCGTTGGCAGAATTCCAAGCGGCTGCTGTATGGGTCGTTAGTGTGCATGTCCAAGGACAACTTTGAGACGTTTCTTTTTGCCACTGTTTCAAACCGGGAGCACGAAGACCTCTGCCGAGGGATTGTCCAGCTGTGTTTCAATGAGCAGAGCCAGCAGCTGCTGGCAGATGTCCAGCCCTCTGACTCGTTCCTCATGGTAGAGACAACAGCCTACTTTGAGGCTTACAGACATGTCCTAGAAGGACTACAGGAGGTCCAGGAGGAAGATGTCCCCTTCCAGAGGAACATTGTGGAGTGTGACTCCCATGTAAAGGAGCCAAGGTACTTGCTGATGGGTGGCAGATATGATTTAACCCCCCTAATAGAGAACCGCTCAGCCATTGGGAAGTGTCTGAGGGGTGCCGAGGTCTTGCGACGTTCTAGAATTAACGTCTTGGACTTCAGCCAGTGGCCCTCAAAAGAGTCCTTGAAGCTTGATGACTCCCAGATGGAAGCCTTACAGTTTGCTCTCACAAGGGAGTTGGCCATCATTCAAGGACCTCCTGGAACAG GCAAAACTTACGTGGGTCTAAAAATTGTTCAAGCCCTTCTGACCAACGAGTCTGTTTGGCAAATTAGTGCTCAGAAGTTCCCCATCTTGGTCGTATGTTATACTAATCATGCTTTGGACCAGTTTCTAGAAG GCATTTACAGATGTCAGAAGCCCAGCATTGTGCGAGTGGGTGGAAGGAGCAACAGTGAGATCCTGAAGCAGTTCACCCTGAGGGAGCTGAGGAACAAGCGGGAATTCCGCCGCACCCTCCCCATGCACCTGCGAAGGGCCTACATGAGT ATTGTGACAGAGATGAAAGAGTCAGAGCAAGAAGTTCAGGAAGGGGCCAAGACCCTGGAGTGCACGATGCGTGGCGTCCTTCGGGAACAGCACCTGGAGAAGTACATCTCCCCGCATCACTGGGACAGCCTCGTGAACGGACCTGCGCAG GATGCTGACTGGGTCTGTGTCCAGCCCTTGAAGCATTCCATGATGCTTGAATGGCTGGGACTTGGTGTGGGTTCTCTCACTCAGAGCACTCCTCCAGCAGGACCTGAGAGCACAG CCCAggcagaaggggaagaggaggaggaaggggaagaggaaggttcCCTGATCGAGATTGCAGAGGAAGCCGACCTGATTCAAGCAGACCGAGTGATTGAAGAGGAAGAGGTGGTGAGACCCCGacgaagaaagaaggaagagaatgtgGCGGACCAGGAGTTGGCTAAACTGCTTTTGGCCATGAGACTAGACCACTATGGGTCTGGAACCACGTCTGGACAGGAGCAAGACACAGAAGAGTGGGAG ACCCAGCGTaaccagagaaagaaaatgaagaggaaagtGAAAACTGAGCTTCGCAAACTGAACACCATGACTGAGGCTGAGGCCGATGCCATCGAAGACATCTGGCAGCTGGACCTGAATACTCGCTGGCAGCTTTACAG GCTATGGCTGCAGATGTACCAAGCTGATACTCGCCGGAGGATCCTCAGCTATGAACGCCAGTACCGCACCTCAGCAGAAAGAATGGCCGAGCTGAGAGTCCAGGAGGACCTGCACATCCTTAAAGATGCCCAGGTTGTGGGCATGACAACCACAG GTGCTGCCAAGTACCGCCAGATCCTTCAGCAGGTGGAGCCTCGGATCGTCATTGTAGAAGAGGCTGCTGAGGTTCTTGAGGCCCACACCATTGCCACGCTGAGCAAAGCTTGCCAGCATCTCATTCTGATTGGGGACCACCAGCAG CTGCGCCCCAGTGCTAACGTGTATGATCTGGCCAAGAACTTCAACCTTGAGGTGTCCCTGTTTGAGCGGCTGGTAAAAGTGAACATCCCCTTCGTCCGTCTGAATCACCAG CACCGCATGCGTCCTGAAATTGCCCGTCTTTTGACCCCCCACATTTACCAGGATCTGGAGAATCATCCCTCTGTTCTCAAGTATGAGCAGATTAAG GGGGTCTCCTCCAACCTTTTCTTTGTGGAGCACAACTTTCCTGAACAGGAGATCCAAGAAGGCAAAAGCCACCAGAACCAGCACGAGGCACACTTTGTGGTGGAGCTGTGCCAGTACTTCCTGTGCCAGGAGTACCTGCCCTCCCAGATCACCATCCTCACCACTTACACAGGGCAGCTCTTCTGCTTGCGCAAACTCATGCCTGTCAAGACATTTGCTGGCATCAAGGTCCATGTGGTGGACAAGTACCAAGGGGAAGAGAATGACATCATCCTCCTCTCTCTAGTGCGGAGCAACCCAGAGGGCAAGGTGGGCTTCCTCCAGATCCCCAACCGCATCTGCGTAGCCTTGTCTCGGGCCAAAAAAGGGATGTACTGCATTGGGAACATGCAGATGCTTGCCAAGGTGCCCTTGTGGAGCAAGATCATTCACACCCTTCGAGAGAACCACCAAATAGGCCCAGCCCTCCGCCTCTGCTGCCAGAACCACCCTGAAACCCACACCCTTGTATCCAAAGCTTCTGACTTCCAGCAAGTGCCAGAAGGAGGCTGCATCCTGCCCTGTGAGTTccggttggcctgtgggcatgtgtgcacacgtgcctGCCACCCGTATGACTCCTCCCACAAGGAGTTCCAGTGCATGAAGCCATGCCAGAAAGTCATCTGCCCAGATGGGCACCGGTGCCCACTGGTTTGCTTCCAGGAGTGTCAGTCTTGCCAGGTCAAAGTGCCCAAAATCATCCTTCGGTGTGGTCACAAACAGATGGTCCCTTGTTCAATGCCAGAGTCAGATTTTTGCTGCCAGGAGCCTTGCCCCAAAGTACTAAGATGTGGCCACAGATGCAGCTACCTGTGTGGGGAGGATTGCGTGCGGCTGTGTCCAGAAAAGGTCACTGTAAAACTGAGGTGCGGGCACAGTCAACAGGTGAAGTGTGGCCATGTGGAAGATCTGAAACACGGTCTGACCGTCAAGTGCAGCACCAAGTGTGGCACCATCCTAGACTGTGGCCATCCTTGCCCAGGCTCCTGTCACAGTTGCTTTGAAGGGCGCTTCCATGAGCGCTGTCAGCAGCCCTGCAAGCGCCTGCTTATCTGCTCACACAAGTGCCAGGAGCCCTGCATCGGTGAGTGCCCACCCTGCCAGCGTACATGTCAGAACCGCTGTGTCCACAGCCAGTGCAAGAAGAAGTGTGGGGAGCTGTGCAGCCCCTGCGTGGAGCCCTGTGTCTGGCGCTGCCAGCACTACCAGTGCACCAAACTCTGCTCAGAGCCCTGCAACCGGCCCCCGTGCTACGTGCCTTGTACTAAGCTGCTGGCTTGCGGCCACCCTTGCATTGGTCTGTGTGGGGAGCCATGTCCCAAGAAGTGCCGTGTCTGCCAACTGGATGAGGTCACCCAAATCTTTTTTGGCTTTGAAGATGAGCCTGATGCCCGCTTTGTGCAGCTGGAAGACTGCAGTCACATCTTCGAGGTGCAAGCTTTGGACCGCTACATGAATGAGCAGAAAGATGATGAAGTTGCCATCAGGTTGAAGGTCTGCCCCATCTGCCAGGTACCCATCCGAAAAAACCTGAGGTATGGAACCAGCATCAAACAGCGACTGGAAGAGATAGAAATCGTCAAGGAAAAGATCCAGGGCTCTGCAGGGGAGATTGCAGCCAGCCAGGAACAACTTCAGGCGCTGCTAGAGAGCAAGACTCTCTTCCAACAGCTGCGTCCTGAAGAATTCCTGATGCTCACAGAGAAGCTGGCCCAGCAAAACCTATCAGTGAAGGACCTGGGCCTTGTGGAAAATTCCATCACCTTCTACGACCACTTGGTCAACCTGGAAGGATCCCTGGAAAAGGTCCATTACTTAGAACGTCAGAGAGTGAGGACTCGACTCGACCAGGTCCATGAGTGGCTGGCCAGGAAGCGCCTGAGCTTCAGTAGCCAGGAACTGAGCGACCTCCAGAGTGAAATCCAGAGGCTCACCTATCTGGTGACCCTCCTGATGCGCTGCAAGATGGCAGAGGAGAAGGTGAGAGGCAGTATAGCAAAAGAGGTCTCCAGCATCCGGAATATTCTTGAAAAGACATGTAAGTTCACGCAGGAAGATGAGCAGCTGGTGCAGAAAAAGATGGATGCCCTGAAAACCACCCTTCCCTGCTCTGGCCTGGGCATCTCAGAGGAAGAACGGGTACAGATTGTCACGGCCTTGGGTGTTCCTCGTGGCCATTGGTTCAAGTGCCCCAACGGCCACATCTATGTGATCACTGAGTGTGGGGGAGCCATGCAGAGGGCCACCTGTCCTGAGTGCCAGGAGGTGATTGGTGGTGAGAATCATACTCTGGAGAGGAGCAACCAGCTAGCCCCGGAGATGGATGGAGCCCAGCACCCTGCCTGGTCAGACACAGCCAACAACCTGATGAACTTTGAGGAGATCCGCAGGATGATGTAG